The Amycolatopsis jiangsuensis nucleotide sequence CCGAACCGCCATCCCCGCCGTAGGCGTCAGCGGTGTCCAGGAAGTTGCCGCCCGCTGAAGAGTAGGCGTCGAGCACGGCGAAGGACGCCGGCTCGTCGGCGGTGAATCCGAAGACGTTGCAGCCCAGGTTCAGGCCGAACACGTCGAGGTCGGTGCTGCCCAGTTTCGTCATACCGAAACGGTAGTCCCGCGGCGGGACGAAATTCGCCGTAGCGTGCGTTCGCATGGGCATGACTATCGAACTGGGCAGGGTCGGCATCTTCCGTGTCGCGACGCAGGCGGACGGCGCGCTCGCCGCCGAGGTGGAGAAACTCGGGTACGGCGCGCTCTGGCTGGGCGGTTCGCCGGGTGGGGACCTGGCGATCGTCGAGCAGCTGCTGGACGCCACCGAACGGCTCGTCGTCGCCACCGGCATCGTGAACATCTGGGCCGACGCGCCGGACGGCATCGCGCGGGCCTTCCACCGCATCAACGAGAAGCACCCGGACCGGTTCCTGCTCGGGATCGGCGCCGGGCATCCCGAGGCCACCCAGGAGTACAAGAAGCCCTACGCCGCGCTCGTCGAGTACCTGGACGCGCTGGACGCCGCCGGGGTGTCCAAGCAGTCGCGCGTGCTCGCCGCACTCGGCCCGAAGGTGCTGAAGCTCTCCGGGGACCGCACCGCGGGCGCGCACCCGTACCTGGTCACGCCGGAGCACACCCGTTCCGCGCGCGAGATCCTCGGCGACGGTCCGCTGCTCGCGCCGGAGCAGAAGGTCGTGCTGGACACCGACGTGGAACGCGCGCGGACCACCGGTCGCGGCGGCGCCTCGTTCTACCTCCAGCTGTCGAACTACGTGGCCAACCTGCGCAAACTCGGTTTCGCCGACGAGGACCTCGCCGGCGAGGGTAGTGACCGCCTGATCGACGCGCTCGCCCTGCACGGCGAAGCGAGCACGATCGCCGACGGCCTGCGCGCGCATCTGGACGCCGGCGCCGACCACGTGATCGTCCAGGCGCTGGGCGACGATCCGTTCCCGGCATACCGGGCGTTGGCGGCCGAGCTGCTCTGAATCGGTCCAGCTATAGTGGACGGTTATGAGGTGGACCGGCCCGCGCGGCCGGTCCACCTCGTACGATGCCGCTGTAGCAGCCAGTCGTCTCGAGGAGGAAACGATGCCCATCGCCACCCCCGAGGTCTATGCGGAGATGCTCGACCGGGCGAAGAAGAACGAGTTCGCCTTCCCGGCCATCAACGTGACCTCGTCGGAAACCGTGAACGCCGCGATCCGCGGGTTCGCCGAGGCGGAGAGCGACGGGATCATCCAGTTCTCCACCGGCGGCTCGGAGTTCGCCTCCGGGCAGAAGGTGAAGGACATGGTGGTCGGCGCGTCGGCGCTGGCCGAGTTCGCGCAGGTCGTGGCGGCGAAGTACGACGTCAACGTGGCGCTGCACACCGACCACTGCCCGAAAGACAAGCTGGACGGTTTCGTCCGGCCGCTGCTGGAGATCTCCGCGGAGCGGGTCAAGGCCGGGAAGAACCCGCTGTTCCAGTCGCACATGTGGGACGGCTCGGCGATCGACCTGGACGAGAACCTGAAGATCGCCCAGGAGCTGCTGGGCAAGGCGGCCGCCGCGAAGATCGTCCTCGAGGTCGAGATCGGTGTGGTCGGCGGCGAGGAGGACGGCGTCGCCAACGACATCAACGAGAAGCTCTACACCGCCGAGGGCGACTTCGTGAAGACGGTCGACGTGCTGGGCTCCGGTGACCAGGGCCGGTACCTGCTGGCCGCGACGTTCGGCAACGTGCACGGCGTGTACAAGCCGGGCAACGTCCAGCTGCGCCCGGACGTGCTCAAGCGCGGCCAGGAGGTCGTGTCGGAGAAGCTGGGCCTTCCGTCCGGCTCGAAGCCGTTCGAGCTGGTCTTCCACGGCGGCTCGGGCTCGCTGCCGGAGGAAATCCGCGAGGCGGTGTCCTACGGCGTGGTGAAGATGAACGTCGACACCGACACGCAGTACGCCTTCACCCGCCCGGTGGCCGACCACTTCTTCAAGAACTACGACGGCGTCCTGAAGATCGACGGCGAAGTGGGCAACAAGAAGGTCTACGACCCGCGCAGCTACCTGAAGGCCGCCGAAACCGGCATGGCGGCCCGCGTGGTGGAGGCGACGCAGGCCCTGGGCTCGGCGGGCAACAAGCTCCGCTGACCCGTTGTCCCGCAACGGCTCCTCCCCGGATTCCGGGGAGGAGCCGTTTCGTCTCTGGTGGGCATGCGCCGATCGACGCTCGTGCCGTGGTTTCCGCGCACCTCGTGTGGGCCCCCGGGGCTGTTGTGGGACATGGCCCTGCGAAAGCTCGTCCGGAACCGTCGCGGCGAGATGCCAGTGATCAGAGTGCGACCACGTCGACCATGCTTTCCAGACCGGCGAAATCCGCCGCGTTGCGGGTGTAGAGCGGCAATTCGTGCACGGACGCGATGGCAGCGATCATCAGGTCCAGCCGGTGTGACCGGGGATCCCGCCGACGGCCGACGGTGAGAGCCACCAGGCTGCCGTAGCGAGCCGCCGCGTCGTTGTCGAACGGAAGCGTCGGCGCGAAATCCACCATGGCCGCACCGGTCTGCTCGGTGCGCGCCGCCCGGGCGACTGGATCTTTCGCCATGGCCACACCCTGGTGCAGTTCGGCCATCGTGACCGAGGTCAGCTCGGGATGACGGGGCAGGGTTTCCGGATCGAGCAGGGCCAGGTCGAGATACGCGCAGGTGTCGAGCACTCCTCGTTCGGCACGTTCAGCCACGCTCACGCGTCCACGGGTCGTCTTCACCGGCGTGTTCCGCACCGAAGAGCTCGAGGCTTTCCCGTCGCAGCTCGCCCGGATCGACCCGGGGCAGCCGCCGGTGCCGGGCCACCAGTTCCTCGGCCGACAGCCGACGCGCCCGGGGAACCGGCCGGAGCTCCGCGACCTCCACCCCGTTGCGGGTCACGTGAAAGGTCGCACCTTCCGCCACCGCGTCCATCACCGAAGCGGAGTTGTTCCGGAATTCACGCTGGCTGATGACGTTCACCCGCCCAGTGTAGCCCTACGAGACACACGGTGCTACAGCCTTCTGAGACGAGTCGGGCAGGCCGTACCGATCTCACACCTCCGGGTGACGGAGTTGCCCGTGGTGGCCGGTTCCGGGCAGGGTGTCGGGCCATGTTGCCGAAACGGGTCGTCGCCGCCGTGGTCATCGCCGCTCTCGTGTTGGCCGGCGGGGGCGTGCTCACCAGCCTGTTCCTCTGACCGCGCGGGACGTGGGCAGAATGGCGGCATGACGCACAACCTGCTGGGCCCCGACCCGACGCTGCTGCCCGAGCACACCGCCGCACAGGCCGCACTGGACGCGGGCACCGACCCGTCGGCCGTCGCGGCCGAGAATCCGGAGTTCAGCGCGGCCTGGGCCACGCTCGCCGAGCGCGCGTTGTCCGATGGTGACACCGTCACCGCGTATGCCTACGCCCGTACCGGCTACCACCGCGGTCTCGACCAGTTGCGCCGCGCGGGCTGGAAGGGCTTCGGCCCGGTGCCCTGGGAGCACCGTCCGAACCAGGGTTTCCTCCGTGCCCTCGCCGCACTCGGCATCGCGGCCGGCCGGATCGGCGAGACCGAGGAACACGAGCGCTGCAGGACGTTCCTCGCCGAGTCCGACCCGGCCGCGGCGGAGGCGACCGGCCTGAAGTGAGCCGGTGCCGGGGCCCGCGCGGCCCCGGCA carries:
- a CDS encoding LLM class F420-dependent oxidoreductase; this encodes MTIELGRVGIFRVATQADGALAAEVEKLGYGALWLGGSPGGDLAIVEQLLDATERLVVATGIVNIWADAPDGIARAFHRINEKHPDRFLLGIGAGHPEATQEYKKPYAALVEYLDALDAAGVSKQSRVLAALGPKVLKLSGDRTAGAHPYLVTPEHTRSAREILGDGPLLAPEQKVVLDTDVERARTTGRGGASFYLQLSNYVANLRKLGFADEDLAGEGSDRLIDALALHGEASTIADGLRAHLDAGADHVIVQALGDDPFPAYRALAAELL
- the fbaA gene encoding class II fructose-bisphosphate aldolase, with the protein product MPIATPEVYAEMLDRAKKNEFAFPAINVTSSETVNAAIRGFAEAESDGIIQFSTGGSEFASGQKVKDMVVGASALAEFAQVVAAKYDVNVALHTDHCPKDKLDGFVRPLLEISAERVKAGKNPLFQSHMWDGSAIDLDENLKIAQELLGKAAAAKIVLEVEIGVVGGEEDGVANDINEKLYTAEGDFVKTVDVLGSGDQGRYLLAATFGNVHGVYKPGNVQLRPDVLKRGQEVVSEKLGLPSGSKPFELVFHGGSGSLPEEIREAVSYGVVKMNVDTDTQYAFTRPVADHFFKNYDGVLKIDGEVGNKKVYDPRSYLKAAETGMAARVVEATQALGSAGNKLR
- a CDS encoding type II toxin-antitoxin system VapC family toxin, producing the protein MAERAERGVLDTCAYLDLALLDPETLPRHPELTSVTMAELHQGVAMAKDPVARAARTEQTGAAMVDFAPTLPFDNDAAARYGSLVALTVGRRRDPRSHRLDLMIAAIASVHELPLYTRNAADFAGLESMVDVVAL
- a CDS encoding type II toxin-antitoxin system Phd/YefM family antitoxin, with translation MNVISQREFRNNSASVMDAVAEGATFHVTRNGVEVAELRPVPRARRLSAEELVARHRRLPRVDPGELRRESLELFGAEHAGEDDPWTRERG
- a CDS encoding DUF3151 domain-containing protein; the protein is MTHNLLGPDPTLLPEHTAAQAALDAGTDPSAVAAENPEFSAAWATLAERALSDGDTVTAYAYARTGYHRGLDQLRRAGWKGFGPVPWEHRPNQGFLRALAALGIAAGRIGETEEHERCRTFLAESDPAAAEATGLK